One Coffea arabica cultivar ET-39 chromosome 5e, Coffea Arabica ET-39 HiFi, whole genome shotgun sequence DNA segment encodes these proteins:
- the LOC113687574 gene encoding transcription factor bHLH162-like, translating into MERFHPSTSNSKPEKRIKEKNRRNHFKNLYSQLYSLLPSDISKEVLPVPDKIGEVINYIKSMERKLENYKQMKQKLLGRKRRYSSTKSSELTNVKVHDMGPDTDMILISGLKEPASFYGIIHLLQEEGFEVVNANFSNDGNSMLQVVHEKGGISTSSTGTIEIAKRERLKELIYGYSHGEVESTVDLWDFEVEPDLLASGFLGPLPAGEFSFLQQH; encoded by the exons ATGGAGAGATTTCATCCTTCAACTTCAAATTCGAAACCAGAAAAAAGAATTAAGgagaaaaacagaagaaatCACTTCAAGAATCTCTATTCTCAGCTTTACTCTCTTCTTCCAAGTGACATCTCCAAG GAAGTTTTGCCTGTGCCTGATAAGATAGGCGAGGTGATAAATTACATCAAGAGCATGGAGAGAAAGCTGGAGAATTACAAGCAGATGAAGCAGAAGTTGCTGGGCAGAAAAAGACGATATTCATCTACCAAGAGCTCAGAGTTGACTAATGTTAAAGTTCATGATATGGGACCTGACACGGATATGATTTTGATCAGTGGACTGAAAGAACCAGCTTCATTTTATGGCATTATTCACCTGCTTCAAGAAGAAGGTTTTGAGGTTGTCAACGCGAACTTTTCCAACGATGGAAACTCAATGCTTCAAGTAGTTCATGAGAAG GGTGGAATATCAACTTCCAGCACTGGAACTATAGAAATTGCCAAGAGGGAGAGGTTAAAAGAACTGATCTATGGCTATTCACACGGCGAAGTGGAATCAACAGTAGACTTGTGGGACTTTGAAGTTGaacctgatctcttagcttctgGCTTTCTTGGACCATTGCCAGcaggagagttttcttttctgcaGCAACATTAA
- the LOC140006312 gene encoding transcription factor bHLH162-like yields the protein MKRLHASASDTKTGKKNSEKNRRDQMKSLCAELYRLLPNDISKGFCPLPDKLDEAINHIKSMEKKLENYKEWKEKLLFGKRPCSSTSSESNNSSKLTNVEVQEIGPGATVILISGMEEQASFYGIIPRLHEEGFAVVNANFSNNGTSMLQVVHQKVGASTSSSETTAVSKRLKELIHGYSQGEVESSLDLWDFRIEPDLLTSDFLGPFTTDNFCLLQQH from the exons ATGAAGAGGCTTCATGCTTCAGCTTCAGACACCAAaacgggaaaaaaaaattctgagaAAAATAGAAGAGATCAGATGAAGAGTCTCTGTGCTGAGCTTTACCGTCTTCTTCCAAATGACATCTCCAAG GGATTTTGCCCGCTGCCTGATAAATTAGACGAGGCAATAAATCATATCAAGAGCATGGAGAAGAAGCTGGAGAATTACAAGGAGTGGAAGGAGAAATTGCTGTTTGGTAAAAGACCATGTTCATCCACTTCAAGTGAATCTAACAACAGCTCAAAGTTAACTAATGTTGAAGTTCAAGAAATAGGACCTGGTGCGACTGTGATTTTGATAAGCGGGATGGAAGAACAAGCTTCGTTTTATGGCATTATTCCCCGGCTTCATGAAGAAGGATTTGCGGTGGTCAATGCTAACTTTTCCAACAATGGGACCTCGATGCTTCAAGTAGTTCATCAGAAG GTTGGAGCATCAACATCTAGCAGTGAAACTACAGCAGTTTCCAAGAGGTTAAAAGAACTGATCCATGGCTATTCACAGGGCGAAGTTGAATCGAGTCTGGACTTGTGGGACTTCAGAATCGAACCTGATCTCCTAACTTCGGACTTCCTTGGTCCTTTTACAACAGACAACTTTTGTCTTCTGCAGCAGCATTGA